CCGGGCGGGAGATCCAGCACGTGGAGAGTCGTATCAATTATGATATTGAAAGTCAATATCATAATTGATCAAAACAAGCCTTACCCATTCCTTCGCTATTTCAGGGGTTTCTAGAAGTTCAGCCAGTTGGGCCGCAGCAGCAGCAGGAGCCCCAGCACGAAGATCACCGCGCCGCTCAGGAGCTTGAGCCAGCGGCCTTCTTCTTCCTGGAGCTTACGACGGCTCATCGTGATGACAACCAGCCCCACCATGAGCGAGTCGTCGGCAATGTAGGCGAGGTTGTAGAGGAGCAGGTAGCCGTAGTAACCGGCGGCGCCGAGGGCACGCTGGGTGAGGATTTGCGTATAAAGCGCCGGGAGCCCCGCGGTGCAAAGCAGCTCGACGACGTTGACCATGACCGCGAGCACGACGGCGCCCGCGAGCGCGGCGGGAAGGTTCTCTGCCTGGATGATGGCGCGGGTGCGTGCGTAGAGCCCGGGCTTCACCGATTCGGGAATGCTGAGCGAGAGGCCCTTGTGCAGGGCGAAGTAGTCCTTGATGTGCACCGCGCCCATGAAGAGGGCCAGCAGCCCCAGCGCAACCTGCACGCCGCGCGAAAATCCCACCAGTAAAAAGACGTTGAGCCATGCGGCCATGAAGGCGAAGTAGGCCGCGCCGCTGACAAGCACGAAAGTCCCGGCGATGAGCAGGATGCGGCGACGGTCCTTGAGGTTCACCAGCAGGGAGAGCAGGAACAGCAGGACCCACATGGCGCAGGGATTGAACCCGTCAATGAGGCCGATGACGATGGTGAAGAGCGGAAGGCCCAGTTGCTCGACGCCGACTTCGCCGATGAGCGGTGCATCGATAGTGGGAGTCGCTGCTTTGCCGGAACTCAGCAGAGCCTCAATTTCGCTCCCGGTTGTCTCAGGCGCATCGAAGCCGACGATCACCTCGCCGCAAACGAAGAAGGTCGGCACCCCGCCGGCGGTGATGCCGCGCTCCTTGTAGATCGTGATGAGCTTTTCGAGATTCTCGCGGCTTGCTTCGACCGGGTAGATCTCGATGTCGAGGTCGGGGCGGCGCTCTGCAAGGTCCTTCAGATAAAGCTTCGCCGCCCCGCAGTGCGGGCAACCCACCTTGGTCCAGACCTCGATTGTGCTGCAGCCGCTTGCGCGCGAAGTACCCGGGGCGAAGAGCGACGCAAGCGCGATCAGCAGCGCAGCGAGCGCAGATTTCATCATACTTCAGGCCAGAT
This is a stretch of genomic DNA from Chrysiogenia bacterium. It encodes these proteins:
- a CDS encoding NrdH-redoxin; translation: MKSALAALLIALASLFAPGTSRASGCSTIEVWTKVGCPHCGAAKLYLKDLAERRPDLDIEIYPVEASRENLEKLITIYKERGITAGGVPTFFVCGEVIVGFDAPETTGSEIEALLSSGKAATPTIDAPLIGEVGVEQLGLPLFTIVIGLIDGFNPCAMWVLLFLLSLLVNLKDRRRILLIAGTFVLVSGAAYFAFMAAWLNVFLLVGFSRGVQVALGLLALFMGAVHIKDYFALHKGLSLSIPESVKPGLYARTRAIIQAENLPAALAGAVVLAVMVNVVELLCTAGLPALYTQILTQRALGAAGYYGYLLLYNLAYIADDSLMVGLVVITMSRRKLQEEEGRWLKLLSGAVIFVLGLLLLLRPNWLNF